The Virgibacillus phasianinus genome includes a window with the following:
- the tatC gene encoding twin-arginine translocase subunit TatC, whose amino-acid sequence MSEEEQNLLEKEMNVTGHLSELRNRLIVTAIFFVIFFIVGFIYVKDIYGFFVNDLDFTLNVISPGEIIWIYFSMAGLVALVGTIPILCLQIWLFIKPGLTPNEQKASLAYIPAIFILFIIGLTFGYILFIKLILPFLLSLNEGMFNELFTVDKYFKFMLHVTIPFAILFEIPIIAMFLTSLGIITPDYMRKVRKYAYFILVIIGTIVTPPDFVLQTIVAVPLIILYEISIYCSRAVYKKKLKKHQEFMNEE is encoded by the coding sequence ATGTCTGAAGAAGAGCAGAATCTACTTGAAAAAGAAATGAATGTCACCGGACATTTATCTGAGCTTAGAAATCGATTAATTGTTACAGCCATCTTTTTTGTGATATTTTTTATTGTGGGATTTATCTATGTGAAAGATATATATGGCTTTTTTGTTAACGACCTGGATTTTACGCTGAATGTTATTAGTCCTGGTGAAATTATATGGATTTACTTTTCAATGGCCGGACTTGTTGCATTAGTTGGGACAATCCCGATTTTATGTTTACAAATCTGGTTGTTTATAAAACCGGGATTGACCCCTAATGAACAAAAAGCATCTTTGGCATACATACCAGCAATTTTTATTCTATTTATAATTGGTTTGACGTTTGGCTACATTCTATTTATTAAACTTATATTGCCATTCCTTTTATCATTGAATGAAGGGATGTTTAATGAACTTTTCACCGTTGATAAATATTTCAAGTTTATGCTGCATGTAACAATACCGTTTGCAATCCTTTTTGAAATACCAATTATAGCCATGTTCCTGACAAGCCTTGGTATTATTACACCGGACTACATGAGAAAGGTTAGGAAATACGCATACTTCATTTTAGTAATTATTGGAACTATTGTGACACCGCCAGATTTCGTGCTGCAAACCATTGTTGCTGTTCCGTTGATTATTTTATATGAAATTAGTATTTATTGTTCTAGGGCTGTTTACAAGAAGAAGTTAAAGAAGCATCAGGAATTTATGAATGAAGAGTAA
- a CDS encoding YozE family protein, with product MRSFYHFILTYRGKKKPTDQSRLAEFVFYDDGFPKYSTDYNEISNYLEWNSPFTNALQVFDELWDVYRMKEQ from the coding sequence ATGCGTTCATTTTATCATTTTATTTTGACCTACCGGGGAAAAAAGAAGCCGACAGACCAAAGCCGTCTAGCGGAATTCGTTTTTTATGATGACGGTTTTCCCAAATACTCAACAGATTATAACGAGATTAGTAATTATTTGGAATGGAACAGTCCATTTACAAATGCCTTGCAAGTGTTCGATGAACTTTGGGATGTATATAGAATGAAAGAACAATAA
- a CDS encoding exonuclease SbcCD subunit D encodes MKILHTADWHLGKIVNSVHMTDEQDIILNQLLEIIELEQPDVIIIAGDLYDRAVPPKEAVELLNRVLTTLIVDLKIPVLAIAGNHDSPDRLDFGTQLFRSQQLYLQSKLDTNAEPIIIHDDDGPVYFHLVPYTEPAEVRALLDDESIHSHHSAMAAILNKIKGAYDMNERHVFVGHAFIAGGMESESEERLSMVGGSPYVDVGLFNDFSYVALGHLHQAQRIKSDVIRYSGSILKYSFSEATHNKSVTIVNMDHDGTCELSYIPLKARHDMQVVEGYFEDLLNQPILNKEDYLHIILLDKGQIIDPMNKLRKIYPNILRLERKSFSSSTSLNELQKIRQQQTKSHTELFAQFYEEIKGEQIPESSLHHIDKIVQQLVIDERGE; translated from the coding sequence ATGAAAATTTTACATACAGCCGATTGGCATTTGGGGAAAATAGTAAATAGTGTCCATATGACGGATGAACAGGATATTATTTTAAATCAACTATTGGAAATTATTGAGCTTGAACAGCCTGACGTAATTATTATTGCAGGTGATTTATATGATCGGGCGGTTCCGCCAAAAGAGGCTGTCGAATTACTTAACAGGGTATTAACAACATTGATCGTTGATTTAAAAATTCCCGTATTGGCGATTGCCGGAAATCATGATAGTCCTGATCGGTTAGATTTCGGAACACAATTGTTCCGGTCACAGCAATTGTATCTTCAATCAAAGCTTGATACAAATGCAGAGCCAATTATCATTCATGATGATGATGGACCTGTTTATTTTCACCTAGTTCCCTACACAGAGCCGGCAGAAGTGCGTGCATTATTAGATGATGAATCAATCCATTCACACCATAGTGCAATGGCAGCCATCCTCAATAAAATAAAAGGCGCATATGATATGAATGAACGGCACGTGTTCGTTGGTCATGCTTTTATAGCCGGTGGAATGGAATCAGAATCGGAAGAGCGTTTATCAATGGTTGGCGGAAGTCCGTATGTTGATGTTGGCCTTTTCAACGACTTTTCGTATGTTGCTTTAGGGCATTTGCATCAGGCACAACGAATAAAGAGTGATGTAATTCGCTATAGCGGATCTATTCTTAAATATTCTTTTTCAGAGGCAACACATAACAAGTCTGTGACAATAGTCAATATGGATCATGATGGAACGTGTGAACTGTCCTATATTCCATTAAAAGCGAGACATGATATGCAGGTGGTGGAGGGGTATTTTGAAGATTTACTTAATCAGCCCATTCTAAATAAAGAGGATTATCTGCACATCATTTTATTGGACAAGGGACAGATCATTGATCCTATGAATAAACTCCGAAAAATTTATCCAAATATATTGCGATTAGAACGTAAATCATTTTCATCATCCACCAGTTTAAATGAGCTGCAAAAAATAAGACAACAGCAAACAAAATCACACACGGAACTATTCGCTCAATTCTACGAGGAAATTAAAGGTGAACAGATACCCGAATCAAGCCTGCACCATATTGATAAAATCGTACAACAACTTGTAATCGATGAAAGGGGTGAATAG
- a CDS encoding AAA family ATPase — protein MRAISLSVSAFGPYWDQQTVDFNELGDESIFLITGPTGAGKTTIFDAICYALYGRASGSDRDQDSLRSHFATLDDQTEVQFHFALNRKEYIVSRSPKQYKKKERGEGYTDDPPKAVLYEVRDGEKVLLYSRIKEVNETLENKLGFDYEQFRKMILIPQGEFRKLISENSKEREAVLQNIFHTYFYERMTDQLKSEARNLKEKITFIEQSIQQELTKIDWTSIHPEQADTITVLLQKLEDEIETTKKLSGEEDLRKTKQSEKVQHLQKILQDGKALEDKYVQKERIEREQKQLKQQEGRIEKTKERLKAAENAAKVFPFEEQMKVRKTEWMNERDGLKIQRDLLTELQHKFDTIAGSYNEQLEQEDARNQYKEMISKEKQQLEYVKMYVKLHKATMEITKERDELSKQLANLQDKLERMDRDIDKKDSTLQNEQKITKQYYDMKEQYEKAITISKQLERLNYEFEMLQGLRKSYKQIEKTFQQKQLKLRKLKEDYRKLQTAQKEEYAVLLASTLDYHTPCPVCGSLEHPALAAPHDHLVDTALLENTEKNLKQQEQDIEDYQQIYVNSKSEGQSQRLLVDKLEEELKEKIDNYNQGNIRQLIAMWNEKISEVNNKRDMLSKQLEALQQTKTDKEALKAEKEKVKQTFDQCSKDYQTAHEKLLKYETKVDELRKNIPEDITDPAQFEQEIVNKERTYVKWVNTWEQLKKDYQDTREAMQKKQTIIEEKQKTVNRADENYLRQHKLFKEHVASSGFTSIENYQLSTLSTDEQQQLTETVKEYEKRCDELVYSLKTLNGEIKDQTRPDIQKLDNELQTAQTELEQICEKLQLLQMKIKNDEQTFQSITRQLSNQQQLENDFYTIGELADLAHGNNSLRLSFERYVLASFLDEIILQANLRLDRMSDHRYQLIRSGQVAKRGAQSGLDLEVLDHHTGQQRSVKTLSGGEGFKASLSLALGLADVVQTHAGGVQLDTLFIDEGFGTLDEVSLQQAINCLKDLQQSNRLLGIISHVPHLKNEIHAKLQVTPSHNGSTFGFQFGQV, from the coding sequence ATGCGCGCAATTTCATTAAGTGTTAGTGCGTTCGGTCCATATTGGGACCAACAAACTGTAGATTTTAATGAATTAGGTGATGAATCAATTTTTCTTATTACAGGCCCAACCGGTGCTGGTAAGACTACCATTTTTGATGCGATTTGTTATGCATTATATGGACGAGCAAGTGGCTCAGATCGTGATCAGGATTCCTTACGAAGCCATTTCGCAACCCTCGATGATCAAACAGAAGTACAATTTCATTTTGCATTGAATCGCAAGGAATATATCGTGTCACGCAGTCCGAAACAGTATAAGAAAAAGGAACGTGGCGAAGGGTATACAGATGATCCTCCCAAGGCTGTCCTATATGAAGTGAGGGATGGAGAAAAAGTCTTGCTTTATTCCCGGATAAAAGAAGTAAATGAAACTTTGGAAAATAAGCTAGGATTCGATTATGAGCAATTTCGAAAAATGATTCTTATACCACAGGGTGAGTTTCGCAAGTTAATTTCCGAGAATAGCAAGGAACGTGAGGCAGTCCTGCAAAATATTTTTCATACGTATTTCTACGAACGAATGACCGATCAGTTAAAATCCGAAGCAAGGAATTTAAAGGAAAAGATTACATTTATTGAGCAGTCCATCCAACAAGAGTTAACGAAGATTGACTGGACAAGCATCCACCCGGAACAAGCAGATACCATTACTGTGCTTTTACAAAAACTGGAGGATGAAATCGAAACAACAAAAAAGTTAAGTGGAGAGGAAGATTTAAGGAAAACAAAGCAGTCCGAAAAAGTTCAACACCTTCAAAAGATATTGCAAGACGGCAAAGCACTTGAAGATAAGTATGTGCAAAAGGAAAGAATAGAGAGGGAACAAAAGCAATTAAAGCAACAAGAAGGAAGAATTGAAAAAACAAAAGAAAGACTAAAAGCTGCGGAAAACGCTGCTAAAGTCTTTCCTTTTGAGGAACAAATGAAGGTACGCAAGACGGAATGGATGAATGAAAGGGACGGATTGAAAATACAGCGGGATTTACTGACAGAACTTCAACATAAGTTCGATACAATTGCTGGCTCCTATAATGAGCAGCTCGAACAAGAGGACGCACGCAATCAATACAAGGAAATGATCAGTAAAGAAAAGCAGCAGTTAGAATATGTAAAGATGTATGTAAAATTACACAAAGCAACAATGGAAATAACCAAAGAGCGAGATGAATTATCCAAACAGCTAGCCAATTTGCAGGATAAATTAGAAAGAATGGATCGGGATATCGATAAAAAGGACTCCACACTGCAAAATGAACAAAAAATAACGAAACAATACTATGATATGAAAGAACAATATGAGAAAGCAATTACGATCAGTAAGCAGCTTGAAAGGCTTAATTATGAGTTTGAAATGTTGCAGGGGCTGCGTAAAAGTTATAAACAGATAGAAAAAACCTTTCAGCAAAAACAACTGAAATTGCGAAAGCTTAAAGAGGATTATCGTAAGTTGCAAACAGCACAAAAAGAAGAGTATGCTGTTTTACTAGCCAGTACATTAGATTATCATACACCGTGTCCTGTATGCGGATCACTGGAGCACCCAGCCTTAGCTGCACCACATGATCATTTGGTAGATACAGCCTTACTAGAGAATACAGAGAAAAACCTCAAACAACAGGAACAAGATATAGAAGATTATCAACAAATATATGTAAACAGTAAATCAGAAGGGCAAAGCCAACGACTATTGGTCGATAAGTTAGAGGAGGAATTAAAGGAAAAAATAGATAACTATAATCAAGGGAACATCAGACAGCTGATAGCTATGTGGAATGAAAAAATTAGCGAGGTCAATAATAAGAGAGATATGTTATCCAAACAGCTCGAAGCATTACAACAGACAAAGACCGACAAAGAAGCACTTAAAGCGGAAAAAGAAAAAGTTAAACAAACGTTTGATCAATGTTCTAAAGACTACCAAACCGCGCATGAAAAGCTATTAAAATATGAAACAAAAGTAGATGAGTTGCGAAAAAATATTCCCGAAGATATTACAGATCCGGCACAATTCGAACAGGAAATTGTTAATAAAGAGCGAACATATGTAAAATGGGTTAACACTTGGGAACAACTAAAGAAAGATTATCAAGATACGCGTGAAGCTATGCAGAAAAAACAAACAATTATTGAAGAAAAGCAAAAAACTGTGAACAGGGCAGATGAAAATTATCTAAGGCAACATAAGCTATTTAAAGAGCATGTTGCATCATCCGGGTTTACATCAATTGAAAACTACCAACTTTCAACACTTTCAACAGATGAACAGCAGCAACTAACAGAAACAGTCAAGGAGTATGAAAAACGTTGTGATGAGCTGGTTTATTCGTTAAAAACACTTAATGGTGAAATAAAAGATCAAACCCGGCCGGATATCCAAAAATTGGATAATGAATTACAAACTGCGCAGACAGAATTGGAACAGATCTGTGAAAAACTGCAGCTTTTACAGATGAAAATAAAAAATGACGAGCAGACTTTCCAATCTATTACCAGGCAGCTATCAAATCAACAACAGCTGGAAAACGACTTTTACACAATTGGTGAACTTGCCGATCTGGCTCATGGAAATAATTCACTGAGGCTTTCGTTTGAACGCTATGTGCTGGCATCATTCCTGGATGAAATCATCTTACAGGCTAATTTACGATTAGACCGCATGAGCGACCACCGTTATCAATTAATTAGAAGTGGGCAGGTGGCGAAGAGGGGAGCGCAAAGCGGGTTAGATTTGGAGGTATTAGATCACCATACAGGTCAACAGCGATCTGTGAAAACGTTATCTGGTGGTGAAGGATTTAAAGCTTCTCTAAGTCTGGCATTAGGGCTTGCCGATGTTGTACAGACCCATGCCGGTGGTGTTCAGTTAGATACTCTGTTTATAGATGAGGGTTTCGGAACGTTGGATGAAGTTTCATTGCAGCAAGCAATTAATTGTTTGAAGGATTTACAGCAAAGCAACCGGCTGCTTGGAATTATTTCACATGTGCCGCACCTGAAAAACGAGATACATGCGAAGCTTCAGGTTACACCTTCACACAACGGATCAACATTTGGATTTCAATTTGGTCAAGTCTAA
- the vrrA gene encoding VrrA/YqfQ family protein: MFPMNNRPPVQERQIYDPFSIRPYHANRYPAPKPRTSIPASIASFLNPSSGGLNKTLANVQKVMNMAESAAPMIKEYGPMVKNLPAMLKMMKALNASDTDDSETDDSEVESFNTAEEHPIAASEPVHKTKRTNEPKTRQSKPKLFI, encoded by the coding sequence ATGTTTCCTATGAACAATCGTCCACCTGTTCAAGAACGGCAAATCTATGACCCGTTCAGCATACGACCGTATCATGCAAACAGGTATCCAGCTCCAAAACCAAGGACATCGATTCCTGCATCGATTGCATCATTTTTAAACCCAAGCTCAGGTGGACTAAATAAAACACTTGCCAATGTTCAAAAGGTAATGAATATGGCGGAGTCAGCAGCACCTATGATTAAAGAATATGGACCAATGGTTAAAAACCTGCCGGCGATGCTGAAAATGATGAAAGCATTAAATGCATCAGATACTGATGATTCAGAGACAGATGATTCAGAAGTTGAGTCATTTAATACCGCGGAAGAACACCCAATAGCAGCGAGTGAACCTGTTCATAAAACCAAAAGGACAAATGAACCAAAAACCAGACAATCAAAACCGAAATTATTTATTTAA
- the msrA gene encoding peptide-methionine (S)-S-oxide reductase MsrA → MTSNRELATFAGGCFWCMVEPFDERPGIKEVVSGYTGGRTKNPTYEEVCSDTTGHVEAVQITFDPNVMPYARIVETFWQQIDPTDSGGQFNDRGESYQTVIFYHNEQQREIAEESKRELEKSGRFQKPIVTQILPAKTFYRAEENHQDYYKKHSFHYRLYKKGSGRADFIKKSWAPKMDKTKLKEELTPIQYQVTQENGTEKPFQNEYWDNKADGIYVDIVSGEVLFTSKEQFDAGCGWPSFTKPVDPYQVAENTDNSFGMRRTEVRSKTSDSHLGHVFNDGPKDKGGLRYCMNSAAMRFIPKDQMSEQGYEGYLHLFS, encoded by the coding sequence ATGACTTCAAATAGAGAACTAGCTACATTTGCAGGTGGATGCTTTTGGTGTATGGTTGAACCTTTTGATGAACGTCCAGGTATTAAAGAAGTTGTTTCTGGTTATACAGGTGGTAGGACAAAAAACCCAACCTATGAGGAAGTATGTTCTGATACTACAGGTCATGTTGAAGCTGTGCAAATCACATTTGATCCAAATGTGATGCCATACGCACGGATTGTGGAGACCTTCTGGCAGCAAATTGATCCTACAGATAGTGGGGGGCAATTTAATGACCGTGGTGAGTCCTACCAAACCGTTATTTTTTATCATAACGAACAACAACGAGAAATTGCCGAAGAATCAAAACGAGAGTTAGAGAAAAGCGGTCGGTTCCAGAAACCAATTGTTACACAGATACTGCCGGCCAAAACTTTCTACAGAGCTGAGGAAAATCATCAGGACTATTACAAAAAACATTCTTTTCATTACCGACTATATAAAAAAGGATCAGGGAGAGCTGATTTTATCAAAAAAAGCTGGGCACCAAAAATGGATAAAACTAAACTAAAAGAGGAATTGACACCAATACAATATCAGGTGACACAAGAAAACGGCACAGAGAAACCATTTCAAAATGAATACTGGGATAATAAAGCAGATGGTATATATGTTGATATAGTTTCAGGAGAGGTGTTATTTACATCAAAAGAGCAGTTTGATGCTGGCTGCGGTTGGCCAAGCTTTACCAAACCGGTTGATCCTTATCAGGTGGCCGAAAACACTGACAATTCGTTTGGTATGAGGCGTACAGAAGTGCGTAGTAAAACATCTGATTCCCATCTGGGACACGTATTTAATGATGGACCAAAAGATAAAGGCGGGTTGCGATATTGCATGAATTCAGCCGCGATGCGTTTTATTCCAAAGGATCAAATGAGCGAACAAGGTTACGAGGGTTATTTACATTTATTCAGCTAA
- a CDS encoding DUF6501 family protein — MIHKEWEERDTIKQIKCVHAEAKKFIVDNKLTPGKIYDVKNETDEFYFIIDNSNRIGGFLKNYFSEIK, encoded by the coding sequence ATGATTCATAAAGAATGGGAAGAACGGGATACAATAAAACAAATTAAATGTGTTCATGCGGAGGCAAAGAAATTTATCGTTGATAATAAATTAACACCCGGAAAAATTTACGATGTAAAGAATGAGACCGATGAATTCTATTTTATAATTGATAATAGTAACCGGATAGGCGGCTTTTTAAAAAATTATTTTTCTGAAATAAAATAA
- a CDS encoding histidine phosphatase family protein → MKKIYLVRHCLAEGQHKDSPLTTVGMRQAILLSQFFDKQNLTFDGVISSPYLRAIESIKPFAKSNNLHVDVDERLQERILSNEPVDDWMEVLEQSFNELDFKLPGGESANDAINRGNAVYKSVMENKDLNNIILVSHGNLISLILKSFDPTIGFDEWKNLNNPDVYLLESNGVQHSITRLWEGYY, encoded by the coding sequence TTGAAAAAAATATATCTAGTACGTCATTGCCTGGCTGAAGGACAACACAAAGATTCGCCATTAACCACTGTAGGTATGCGGCAGGCGATATTGTTATCGCAGTTTTTTGATAAGCAAAACCTTACGTTTGATGGCGTTATTTCCAGCCCCTATTTACGAGCAATTGAAAGTATAAAACCCTTTGCAAAATCAAACAACTTACATGTCGATGTAGATGAGCGATTACAGGAACGTATATTAAGCAACGAACCAGTTGATGATTGGATGGAAGTATTAGAACAATCGTTCAACGAACTCGATTTTAAACTTCCTGGCGGTGAATCTGCTAATGATGCAATTAATAGGGGTAATGCAGTTTATAAATCCGTTATGGAAAATAAAGACTTGAATAATATCATTCTTGTAAGTCATGGCAATCTTATATCATTGATCTTAAAAAGCTTTGATCCGACTATCGGGTTTGATGAATGGAAAAATTTAAACAATCCTGATGTATATTTACTAGAATCCAATGGTGTGCAGCATTCTATCACTCGGTTATGGGAAGGATACTATTAA